In a single window of the Notamacropus eugenii isolate mMacEug1 chromosome 4, mMacEug1.pri_v2, whole genome shotgun sequence genome:
- the ZNF532 gene encoding zinc finger protein 532 isoform X2, with protein MTMGDMKTPDFDDLLAAFDIPDMVDPKAAIESGHDDHESHIKQNAHVDEDSHAPSSSDVGVSVIVKNVRNIDSSEGVDKDGHHSTGNGLHNGFLTASTLESYNKDGAKSLKDDGPASEVKLKETTFNQFSPISSAEEFDEDEKIEVDDPPDKEEIRSNFRANVLTGSISQQDYEKLKALGGETLIKPGIPAATTLDKNKVIKRETEINSVTLGVYEPFKVRKVEDKLKENSEKLLENRVLDGKLSSEKNEASIASAAQSKAKSSAKLSSCIAAIAALSAKKAATDTCKEPVANSRESSPLPKEMNDSPRAVEKSPESQSLIDGAKKTSIKPPDSPRSVSSENSSKGSPSSPAGSTPAIPKVRIKTIKTSSGEIKRTVTRVLPEVDPDAGKKPSEQTPSMVASVTSLLSSPTSATVLASPPRAPLQSAVVTNTVSSAELAPKQVTIKPVATAFLPVSAVKTAGSQVINLKLANNTTVKATVISAASVQSASSAIIKAANAIQQQTVVVPASSLANAKLVPKTVHLANLNLLPQGAQATSELRQVLTKPQQQIKQAIISAAASQPPKKVSRVQVVSSLQSSVVEAFNKVLSSVNPVPVYIPNLSPPANAGITLPTRGYKCLECGDSFALEKSLTQHYDRRSVRIEVTCNHCTKNLVFYNKCSLLSHARGHKEKGVVMQCSHLILKPVPADQMITSPSSNTSTASSTLQSSAGGGTHNVTKIQSGITGTVISAPSSTPIIPAMPLDEDPSKLCRHSLKCLECNEVFQDETSLATHFQQAADTSGQKTCNICQMLLPNQCSFASHQRIHQHKSPYTCPECGAICRSVHFQTHVTKNCLHYTRRVGFRCVHCNVVYSDVAALKSHIQGSHCEVFYKCPICPMAFKSAPSTHSHAYTQHPGIKIGEPKIIYKCSMCDTVFTLQTLLYRHFDQHIENQKVSVFKCPDCSLLYAQKQLMMDHIKSMHGTLKSIEGPPNLGINLPFSVKPTTQNSASHNKEDPKSINGKEKLEKKLPSPVKKVAEAKKVANPGWTCWECDRLFTQRDVYITHMRKEHGKQMKKHPCRQCDKSFSSSHSLCRHNRIKHKGIRKVYTCSPPVQSGN; from the exons ATGACCATGGGGGATATGAAGACCCCAGACTTTGATGATCTTCTTGCAGCCTTTGACATCCCAGATATGGTCGATCCTAAAGCAGCTATTGAGTCTGGCCATGATGACCATGAAAGTCACATAAAACAGAATGCACATGTTGATGAGGATTCACATGCCCCATCCTCCTCAGATGTTGGTGTCAGTGTTATTGTTAAAAATGTCCGGAACATTGATTCATCAGAAGGAGTTGATAAAGATGGCCACCACTCTACAGGCAATGGTTTACATAATGGGTTCTTGACAGCATCCACACTGGAAAGTTATAATAAAGATGGAGCAAAGTCTCTGAAAGATGATGGACCAGCCTCTGAGGTAAAACTTAAAGAGACAACTTTCAATCAGTTTAGTCCTATCTCAAGTGCAGAAGAGTTTgatgaagatgagaaaatagaggtggATGACCCACCTGATAAGGAGGAAATTCGTTCAAACTTCAGAGCAAATGTGTTGACAGGATCGATTTCCCAACAGGACTATGAAAAACTGAAAGCACTTGGAGGGGAAACTTTAATCAAGCCAGGAATTCCTGCTGCTACCACCTTagacaaaaataaagttattaaaagagaaacagaaataaattcTGTAACCCTGGGTGTGTATGAGCCCTTCAAAGTGAGAAAAGTGGAagataaattgaaagaaaactcTGAAAAGTTGCTTGAAAACAGGGTACTTGATGGAAAGCTAAGCTCTGAGAAGAACGAAGCCAGTATCGCCAGTGCTGCCCAGTCAAAGGCAAAATCATCAGCTAAGCTATCTTCATGCATTGCTGCGATTGCAGCTCTTAGTGCTAAAAAAGCTGCCACAGACACTTGTAAGGAACCAGTGGCCAATTCAAGAGAATCTTCTCCATTaccaaaagaaatgaatgacagTCCTCGGGCTGTTGAAAAGTCCCCTGAGTCTCAGAGTCTTATTGATGGTGCAAAAAAAACATCTATAAAGCCACCTGATAGCCCCAGGAGCGTCTCCAGTGAAAACAGCAGTAAGGGATCTCCATCTTCTCCTGCAGGGTCAACACCAGCAATCCCTAAAGTCCGCATAAAAACCATCAAGACATCTTCTGGAGAAATTAAGAGAACAGTAACAAGGGTTTTGCCTGAAGTTGACCCGGACGCTGGAAAAAAGCCTTCAGAGCAGACGCCTTCCATGGTGGCTTCGGTGACATCACTTTTGTCCTCTCCAACTTCTGCCACTGTCCTTGCTTCTCCTCCAAGAGCACCCCTCCAGTCTGCTGTGGTTACAAATACGGTTTCCTCTGCAGAACTGGCTCCCAAACAAGTCACTATCAAGCCTGTGGCTACTGCCTTCCTTCCCGTGTCAGCAGTGAAAACGGCAGGGTCCCAAGTGATTAATTTGAAACTTGCTAACAATACTACAGTGAAAGCCACCGTCATCTCTGCTGCTTCTGTCCAGAGTGCCAGCAGTGCCATCATAAAAGCTGCCAATGCTATTCAGCAGCAAACGGTGGTGGTGCCTGCATCGAGCCTTGCTAACGCTAAACTTGTGCCAAAGACTGTGCACCTTGCCAACCTTAATCTTCTGCCTCAAGGTGCCCAGGCCACCTCTGAACTCCGCCAAGTGCTCACTAAACCTCAGCAGCAAATAAAGCAGGCAATAATTTCTGCAGCAGCCTCACAGCCACCGAAAAAGGTGTCCAGAGTCCAGGTGGTATCTTCTTTGCAAAGTTCTGTCGTAGAAGCTTTCAACAAGGTGCTGAGTAGCGTCAACCCAGTCCCCGTTTACATCCCAAACCTTAGTCCTCCAGCTAACGCAGGCATCACGTTACCAACCCGGGGTTACAAGTGTTTGGAGTGTGGTGACTCGTTTGCTCTGGAGAAGAGTCTGACTCAGCATTATGACAGGAGGAGTGTGCGCATTGAAGTAACATGTAACCATTGTACAAAGAACTTAGTTTTTTACAACAAATGCAGTCTGCTTTCCCACGCTCGTGGACATAAGGAAAAAGGAGTTGTGATGCAGTGCTCCCATTTAATTTTAAAACCAGTCCCAGCAGATCAAATGATAACTTCTCCTTCAAGCAATACTTCCACAGCATCCTCTACTCTGCAGAGCTCTGCAGGAGGTGGCACACATAATGTAACAAAAATCCAGTCTGGCATAACTGGGACAGTAATCTCAGCTCCCTCAAGTACACCCATCATTCCGGCTATGCCTCTAGATGAAGACCCATCCAAACTCTGTAGACATAGTTTAAAATGTTTGGAGTGTAATGAAGTTTTCCAAGATGAGACGTCTCTGGCTACACATTTCCAGCAAGCTGCAGACACAAGTGGACAA AAGACATGCAATATCTGCCAGATGCTGCTTCCTAACCAGTGCAGTTTTGCATCACACCAGAGAATCCATCAGCACAAATCTCCATATACGTGCCCTGAGTGTGGGGCAATCTGCAGATCGGTCCACTTCCAGACCCATGTCACCAAGAACTGTCTGCACTATACTCGGAGAGTTGGTTTTCG atgtgTACATTGCAATGTTGTATACTCTGATGTGGCAGCTCTGAAGTCTCACATTCAAGGTTCTCATTGTGAAGTTTTCTACAAGTGTCCTATCTGTCCGATGGCATTTAAATCTGCTCCAAGTACCCATTCACATGCCTACACACAACATCCTGGCATTAAGATAGGAGAACCAAA aataatatataaatgttccATGTGTGACACTGTGTTTACTCTGCAAACCTTGCTGTATCGCCACTTTGACCAACATATTGAAAACCAGAAGGTGTCTGTTTTCAAGTGTCCAGACTGTTCTCTTTTATATGCACAGAAGCAACTTATGATGGACCATATCAAG TCTATGCATGGAACATTGAAAAGTATTGAAGGGCCTCCAAACTTGGGAATAAACTTGCCCTTTAGTGTTAAGCCTACAACTCAAAATTCAGCCAGCCATAATAAAGAAGACCCAAAATCCATCAATGGgaaagagaagcttgaaaagaaaTTGCCATCTCCTGTGAAAAAAGTAGCTGAAGCCAAGAAAGTAGCCAACCCAGGATGGACTTGCTGGGAGTGTGACCGCCTGTTCACTCAGAGAGATGTTTACATAACCCACATGAGGAAAGAACATGGGAAA